The following is a genomic window from Chitinophaga caseinilytica.
GGCGAAAATGCTGGAAGAACTGGCCGTAAGGTAAATTCATCAGGATGAAACAGCTGTCGGAAAAAGAATTGATATGGTCGCCCGTGGTGGCCAACAACCGCATGAACCGGAAACGGAATGCCAGCGGGATCAATAGTTATGAACAGGAGCTTCCCTTCAACCCGGAAACTTTCCTAGACGAGCAACTGGCGCAGCGCGGGCATGCCCGGTGGCTCGACCTTTGCTGCGGCGAAGGAAACGCGCTCCTGCAATACGCGCGGCGGCAAGCGGCGTCAGGGCAACAGGAACGGATGTTGCTTCACGGCGTTGATCTCGTGGATGCATTTCAACCCATTCCGGAAAGAATTACCTGTTTGCAGCTGGAGACCGGTTCGCTGGTAAGCCGGCCTTTCACGGAACAATACGACCTGGTGACCTGTATCCATGGCCTGCATTACATCGGCGACAAGCTACAGGTACTGTTTTCAGCATTGAAAGCCATCGCTCCGCATGGCCGTTTTTTAGCCAACCTGGATTTGAAAAATATCGTGATGGAAGGTGATCCGGAAAACCGGCAACTGAAACAGCTTTTCCGCGCGAACCGGATCGAATATAATGCCCGGAAGCACATCATCGTTTGCAACGGCCCACGTGAGGTAACGCACCCATTCTCATACCTTGGTGCCAACGATGCGGCGGGCGCTAATTATACGGGGCAGGAGGTTGTGGATTCGTATTATGATTGATTTATTCCCATTCCCGCAACTCGATACTTCTCGCACAGGCCCTGAAAACCACATTTAATTCCGATGCATCGCTGAACAAGAAAACCTCCTGGAAATCCGCGATCTCGGGGCGTTTCAGCTGGTGGGAAAGATCAAACGGGTAAGATCCACCGCCATCCTGAATCCGGATGGAATACAATTCATCATTCATTAATCCATCTTTGAACCCAACGATATCGGTTAATTCAAGTACCCATCGATAGCTGATATCTATTTGATGCTGAAAGGTAATGACCAGCCGGTTGCCGAGGAATACTTTCGAAAGGATGAAAAAGTCATCGAGTTTTGTTTTCATGGTTAGTCAGTTGGGCTGAAATGATCGCTGGTCAGATATTTTATGGCATCGGCGGTGACTTATCCTTCTTTGGGTTCTTTCATTGTGATGCAAAATCATCTCTTATCTGCTACTGAACTTCAGCGATTTCGCAATTTTATCGAATGTGGGTTTATGCCTGTCAAAATCTTGGGGCTGTGTACCGGCGGTGAGGATGTAAGCGACGCCTTCTTTGGGAAAAATATAACTGATCAGCTTAGCTTTAACGCCCTGGGGTTCCATCGTATAGATATACCATCTGCCTTCGATACCATGAGCGGTAACATCTCCTTCATCAAGAATTTCCGCACTGGGAATGGCCTGTCTTAACGAAACCATCGCACCGGTAAAGAATTTATCCAAATCCATACCCCGCATATTTTCCGAAATGACGTTGACGTTGGTGTTGGGATCGTCCGGTGTTTTTGGGGCAGTCACAAAGTAATACTCGACTCCCTGGTAAGTTTGACGACTGGTAATCCAGCCATCAGGTATGAAAACGGTGTAGTGGTGCTTTCCGGCATTCATATTTTCGGTAGATGGTACCTTGTCGAAAATCTCTTCTGCGGCTTTTAGGTTCCTGCTTTTGTTGTTGTTGCACGCGGATGCGGTTGCAATGAGAATTATTATGGATAACAGTTTTTTCATGGTATGAAGGGATCGTTTTTGTATTGATTGGGGAAATTTACGGAAAAACATGGGGGATTTGGTAATAAGGTTTTCCGGTAGGGAGCCTATTGTAACTATCCAATGCATCTTGTTTTCTCCAAACAGATTGCATAAGGAAAAAATTGGGACGAAAACGAATTACAAATGCTATAGCGAAGGTTGATGCAGGAGCAAAATAAATAGCTGCCGTTCCTGCGAGACGAAGCGATTGTTTAAACACTTCGAGGAATTGGCGGACATTATTCTTACCATCATTTAAGAATTGTTATCTTACCTAAATATGAATCTCTCAGAATTTCTCTTGCATTACAAAAATGGGCAACGCAATTTCATTGGTTTGGATCTAGATGATCATGATTTTCATGCCCTGGATTTGTCAGACGCAGTTTTTGAGGAATGTTATTTCCATAGTACCTCTTGGGTTGGAAGTAATCTTCAAAATACCCGATTCAAAAATTGTAGTTTGAAGTGTGCCGACTTTAGAAATACAAACTTAACAAATGCAGCTATACAAGATTGTTTAGTTGATAGCATTGCATTTAATGGTGCAATTACTAAAGACTTTGTTTTCAGTGGAAACGACTTTTATGGAGCCACTGTTGACCAGAAAGATTTTGAAGAAACTTTCAAAGATGAGGATAGGAAATAAAAAAACCCGACAACAAATTGATTATCAATTGCTATCTGGCTGCGTAGCGAGATTGGGTGGATTATCTAACGAAATATTACAAGATTTACATTTTTTGGTATGCTTAGTTTGATCATCTAGATTAAACAACCTACTGATTTTAGCCTATCGTTTGAATACTTTTGATTTTCTCCAATAATTGCATTGTTCGACGTGCAAAAAGCTTCCCAGGATTCGATCCTTAAGCTGATCTTCAATTCTTTTCTCAAATTGTTTGATAAAATCCTCCTTCAAAATCTGTTTTATTCTTAGCTCATCAGGAGCCATGTATTCAAAAATGCTACCATTTAAAAGAGCCTTATCACCATACAACTCAAAATATTCATTTTTCCTTACTCCTAAATAAAGTTCCTGATGCTGCTCAGGTGCTTCTAACAAACTATCATAAGTTATGATCTTAAAATCCTCTGTTTCTTGTCCTTTTACCAGTTTACGTCTCATTGTACTTTGAATTTCCTCCCTTCTTCCAAATACAAGTACAAATTTGGGAAATACTGGATTATCAGACAATGGCTTCTTAATACCTTTAATAGTAGACTCCGAAAACTGCTGTAGATTGCTTGGTTCAAGCTTAAGCCATGCCCTCCATTTGTTTATTTGCTGGAGTGCTTGGACAAAATCAGGATGAAAATCATTACCTGTTTCTTTAAAAAAACGGCTATGCGGTTTTTCAATCTCAATAAAAACAGCGTTCCAATCGATAGAACTTTTTGAAAGGAAAAAAATCAGACGTATAGTCCCTTGCTAAAGAAATCTTGCGAATAACAAGACTAAAATGAATACCATGATTTTGAACAAATTCATTTGGTATGAACTGAGTATTCTTTTCTAGAAACTCTTGATATGTTTGTTCGGGATGCTTTCCATCCAACAATTCTCGAAATTTCTCCTTTATTTTTTCCATACCATTATTTGTATTTTAGGTATAAAACAAACAAAAAACCTGTAAGATACTAAGTTCTTACAGGTTTTCTGTACTTAAAGTTGTAGCGTGGAAGGGAGAATTGTTGAACCAATTTTTGAAAGATTGTAAATGCTTCAACGCACTCTCAAATTACATTAAATACACACCTACTATCATAGTGCTTGATTATCAATAAATTGTATAATTTCTTTTTAAAAGTCAAACTTTAACCCGCTCAATATCATTTGTACGGAAATTATCCGTACATTTGTGGAAATATTTAACTTTAAAATCTTTAAAACTACATTTTATGAAAGCAGCAGCCATAACTAGATTTGATGCTAGGTTGTCAGCTGAAATGAAAGATCTTTTTGAACAAGCGGCTGAATTAGGGGGATACAAAACTCTATCGGAATTTGTCATTTACTCTGCTAAGCTTCAGGCTGAGAAAATTATCGATAAGCATAACGAAATTCTAGCTTCAAAAAAGGATCAAGAAATTTTCTTTAATGCAATAATGGATTCAAGCGAGCCTAATAGTAAGCTTAAGAAGGCTGCTAATCGTTACAAAAAATTAACAAGGAGTAATGAACTATCAGACAGTAGCGTTAGATAACAATCACAAGAAAGAGGATTTCAATTGTGACAAAAAGCAATTAAATAGGTATCTACATGAACAGGCCACACAAGATGTGAAGAGAAGTTTGTCAGCCTGCTTTATTTTAGAAGGTAATAATAAAGCGGTAAAAGGATACTATACCCTATCGGGAGCATCAATAAAAAGAGATCTGGTACCCGACAATGTTAGAAAAAAATGCCTCCTTCTTATTCAGATTTGCCTGTAACTCTATTAGGAAGATTAGCAGTAGATAAAACCTGTCAAGGTCAAAGAATTGGTGAACTTCTTTTGATAGATGCTCTTTTTCGTAGTTATGAAAATTCGAAAATTATTGGCTCAATAGCAGTCGTCGTTGACCCATTGGATGAAGATGCTGTTGGTTTCTACAAAAAATATGGTTTTGTTACTTTACCTGACAGCGGAAAAATGTTTATGCCTATGAAAATGATAGAACAATTAGTCGAAGCTTAAAAATGCAATTCGATTATCGTTAATCGCACAGGCCGATTTTTCTATACAAAAATATTCCTCACAAAACAAAAAGGCTTCCAAGCAACTGCCGGAAAGCCTTTTCTGAAGATGTAGCGAGAGAGGGAGTTGAACCCTCGACCTCAGGGTTATGAATCCTGCGCTCTAACCGCCTGAGCTATCTCGCCGGTTCGATCCTGATCCGTTACCGGTTGTTCAAAATCGGAGTGCAAAGATAACGGCTATCCTTTAAAAGTCAAAAAAAATAATTGAAAAGTTTTACGCGCCCGAAAAGTCACGCCCCGCAAGGGTTTAACGCATCCGCCGCAGCATCGCGCCCCCCAGCACCAACATCAACATCCATCCCGAAAGCGCCACCGTTGTCAGGAATTGAACCCCCAGCTCCCTAACCACCCAGTCCATCCAGACATCCACCAGCAACCGGCCCGTCACCGCGACAGACAACACCACTCCGAACGCCATCCCCGACCGACCAGGATAACGCTCCCCCACCCATCCCAACATGATCGGAAACCCTCCCCCCAGGCCCCCTCCCATCAATATCATCCCCATCCCCACCGGCCAAAAACCTCCGCCCACCTTCAACAACAAAATTCCCGCCGGCAACAGCAACATACTCACCGCCAGCAACTGTCGCGCCGGAACGCTCCGGAATACACTCCCCGCCAGCATCCGCATCACCGTAAACCCCGCAGCGTACAACGTAAGCCCATACAGCGCGTCGCGCTCCTCCATCCCGCGGCCGGCCGTTACATACACCATCGACCAGTTATACAAAACCGTCTCGAAACCGGCCTGCAAAAACAAAAAACCTCCCGTGAGCCATAACGCCGGATCCCGCAGCCAGCGGGCTTCTCCGGGTGGCCGGCGCGCCGGGAAACGGATCCACACAAACAGCCATGCGAGCCCGAGCGCCAGCCAGCCCATCCACCGCAACACGCCCCTCCACATCAACAACGGCTTCAAACCCGCCACCACCTGCGGCATCGCCAGCATCCCCAACCCGAAAAACACCCCCATCAAACTTAACCGCACGCCCTTTTCCCGCACAGATATGTCGGCCACCACGGCGTTCGCGGCGCCGTTCATCATACCGCCGGAAACGCCGATGCAAAACAGCCAACACGCCAGTGCAGCGGCACTTTCCGCAGCCGCCATCCCGCGAAACCCCGCGAAAAAACCCGTCGCCGCAAGCCCCAGCAACCAGCGGTATCCCCATCGCTCACTGGCCGGCCCCATCAGCAGCGTGCCACCGAGAATTCCCAGCAGCAACCACCGGAAAAGGGCCCGCAGCTCCGCCTCGCCCAGCGCAAACGCCAGCCGCAGGTCCAATGCCATGGCGCGCGGCATCGCCAGCGCCGCTCCCAACAGCAGCAGCCCGGCACAGCCCGCCCAGAAGATGAAATGCTTGTCGTAATTGTGTCCTTTCCTTAGCATCGGTCGAGTTCTCTGTATGTGACAGTCTCCCCGATATACGCCGTTACGCGCCGGCCGTTTTTCCGGCGGCAATAAAAAAGCCCCCGTTCCCGGGAGGCTTCGCAAAGCAGCTTGCGCTACTTAAATATCGGAATATTCCAACGGTCGCAGGAAAAACTTCTCGTTGCGGGACACGTTGTTCTTGTATTGCTCGTCGGCCTGGAGCTTTTTCCAGTTCTCGTCCGCTGAAAATGCTTTCCAGTGTGCATCGCGGTCTTCCTGGTCCATGAAAGTGGTCATGTACATGAGGTTCGGCATGCGGGAACCGGCCAACACTTCGCCATAAAACACGGCGTTGAATTTCAGTTTTTTGAAGATACCGATCTCGTCTCCGGCGTTGAACATCTTCACTTTGTTGCGGTAATATTTTTCCGTCGGACTTTCATAACTCCGCAATTCATACACACGCTTGCTTTTCGGGCCGGTCAATTGCGGCTCCTGCATGGCGGGCATGCCGGAAAACGCCTTCAGCAGGATGGTTTCCAACCGGGTGTAGGGAACCTGGTCGTGGGGCGCGTCGATGTAATCCTTTCCGGCTGAAAGCCACTGCTGGTCGCGGTCGAGGCGCGATTGCAGGGAGCTGAACTGTTCGAGGGATTTGAAAGGGACGAACACATAGATCCGCAGATCGGCCGTGTCTTGCACGATCGGCTGGAAAACGCCGACGGACGCGATGCCGTTGCGATGCAGCGCGGGCAGGTGCGCGGTGCGCAGGTAATCGCTGACCTTTTGCAGCTGGGCCATCGTTTTGAAATGATAAATGCGGATCTCGTAAATCTCGGGCGATGCGGCACGCGCCAGCATGGAGCAAAACAGCGCGGCTGCGAACAGGAAATGTTTCATATGGAATTTTTAAAATGCACCGTCAAATTACGGCCCGGCGGGGAAAGTTGCAAGCCCGGCATTTTTATGTAGTTTCGGCCCGTAAACCTGTCCGACCTTATGAAAATCGCTCCAGACAAATGGAAACACTTCTTCGTAGGCATTCCCATGGGTGCCGTGCTCCTGGGATTTTGCGCTTACATCCTCCCTTCAGCTCCCATCAAAGCCGCTGCGCTGGCCCTTGTGCCGGTTGTCGGCATCAGTTATGGATTTGAGTTGTTCTCAAAAATAACTGGCAAAGGGCATTACGATGTAATGGACGCCTTTGCCAGCATTCTTGGCGGGATGGTCGGCATCGGGGCCGTTCTCCCGTTCCTTCTGTAAAAATTTATTGCACCGCGCCGATGCTCGTTTTTCCGTTCACTACGCGCGGTTGACCGTAGAAATCGACCGTTCCGGCCTTATCGTCCGCCACCACGAAACCTGCGTTCTTCGCGGGGGAGTTGGCGGGAATGCGGAAGTCGCCCGGTAAAAGGGGTCTTTGCCGTGGATGCTCGCCGCATCCACGCCGGAAGTCGTTTTCCAGGTAGCGAAATCGGTGATGGCAGGACCGTTGATCGAATTCCATATCCAGCCCGCGGGTGCCGTTGGCGCAAAGTAGAGGTTGTTGTCCACTACATTTCCGCTGCCGGTGTTGGTGTATTTGTGGAAGAAAAGATCGTCGGCGCCGGCTACCACGAGGTTGTTCCGGAAAACATTGTCGAAGCAGTGCTCCGTCATCCGCAGTTCCCCTTCTATCTCGCCATAGGCGCCTCTTTCACGGTTATTGCCTACTAGCGTGTTGTTGAGCACGTAGCATCTGCGGGAACCGCCGCCGGTGTAATTCAGGTATCCTCCCATGTAAATCCCTACGCGATGGCTGCCCGTTACGATGTTGTTGCGAACGATGCAATCGCTGGTCGGGAATGCGTCGGTTTCGCTGACCACACCGATGCCGCGGTCGCAATCGCGGACGCGGTTGCGCTCCACGATGATGTTGCGCGCGCCGTCTACATAGATGCCGATAGCGCCATGGCCGTGCGTGCCTCCGATGGGGCCGGTGGTCATGTCGATGTTCCAGAGCTCGTTTTCGGAGATAACGCCGTTGCGGGCGTAGTTGCGCTCTGGCACGGGGTTTCCGGCGTATCCGCCGGCCGCGTCGATCCCGATGTTTTCGGCGTTGTAAATTTTGTTGCGGCGAATGACGAACCCGTCCACAAAACCATTGATGGTAAGGTTTTCGCTGTAACCGGTATTGCAGTCGTGGATCTCGTTATCTTCCACCAGCACGTTTTTCATCGCTACGGCCGTGTTGCCGATGATCTCGATGGCGTGGCCGCTGCGCCCGTCTGTGGGCGCGGCGTTATGCTCGATATGATGGATTTTGTTCCGGCGGATGATGATGTTGCCGGAGCCTTCGTCTGCCAACACCCCATTTGGATTTACCCAGGGCGCGCTGCTGATGAGGTTACAGATCTCGAAACCTTCGAGCACCACGTAACTGGCGTTGCGGATGAATACCATGGCGTCTTTCCCGGAAACGCCCAGCCCGGTGCCATCAAGCACGGGTTGTTCGCCGGGATATGCTTTGAGGGTGATCAGCTTTCCTTCGCGGCCGCTTCGCGGGAAGCGTACCTTTTCGAAATACTTCCCTCCCCTGACCATCACGGTATCACCGGCCACGGCTTTCGCAAGGGCGTCGTTGATTTTCGCGTAGGGCGCATCCTTCGTTCCGGGCGCATTGTCGTTCCCGGAGGTTGACACATACAGCGTGCGGGGCCCGTTTTGTGGTTTCGGGCTTTCTCCACCGTTCCCTCCCTTGCTGCAAGCGGTAGCCGCGAGCAGCGCCAGGAGCGCAAATCCTTGTATAATCATCCGTTTCATACTTTAATTATTCAGATACGATTTTCCTGACCCTGTTATTGTTTTTATCGAGCACGTAAGAAATCCCGTTATTGTCGGTAGTGATGCCCTGTGCGCCGGCAAATTTGGCGGCTTCGCCGAGTGCGTTGGCATATCCGTAGGCGTTGCTGCCGGCGTAGGTGCTCACGCGGCCGGTGCGGCCGTCGATATAGCGGATGCTTTGGTCGGCGTTGCCCGAACCTCCGTTCCAGCTGCCGTTCCCGGCTACGTAGATATTGCCTTCATCGTCTACGCAGAGCGCCCAGGGCAGGGAGAACTGCGCTTCTTCCGCCGTTCCGTTCCGGTAACCTGCGGGAGCCGCGGAACCGTCGGCCGCGAGTTTCCCGGCTACGACGGTGCGCGCCCAGGTGTCTTTGGCATATTTGAAGATCGCGTTATGACCACTGCCCGACATGTAGAGGTTGCCTGCTTTGTCGAACCCGATCCCTGCGGCCCACAGCATATCGCTGACAACAGTTTCTTCGCCGCCGCCCGGCTTGATGCGGTAAACGCCGCCTGCACCGGTGGAGCTGTAGAATACTTCATTCGTGGCTTTATTCACCGTAACGTGCCAGGGCTCATGCGAGGCGCCGTGGTAGTCGGTCACCACGCCCTGGGGCGATATTTTCTTGATCTTCCAGGTGCTGGGATCGGCGGTGTAAAGGTTGCCGTCTTTATCGATAGCGAGGCCGTAAGGCAGGAGGAAGCGGGCTTCCGTGCCGGTGCCGTTCGCGTCGCCGGGGGAGTTGGTGCCGGCGAAAGTGCTTACACGGCCGGAGGGGTCGATCTTACGGATGCAGGTATTTCCCACATCGGTCACGTAAACATTACCGTCTTTATCGGTCACGATGCCGGAGCCGCGCTGCCAGTCGGTCCCACCGAAATTGAACATGGCGTCTTCGCCTTTGGCGTTCAGGTATCCTGCTACGCCGCTACCGGCGAAAGTAGTAACGGTGCGGGTGAAGATGTAATCGAATTCGCCGGAGCTGGCTACTTCCTTCCCCCCGATTTTCACGGAAACCGCGCCGGAGCCGCATCTTTTGGGGACAATAGCCATGATCTGGCGGGTATTGCAACCAACGATAGCGAGTTTCTTGCCATTGATGGTCACTTCCACCTCGTTGGAATCGTTACTGAAATTGGAACCGGAAATAAGGATGGACGTGCCATGCCCGCCCGTTTGCGGGATGAACCCGGAGATGGTCATGGGCACCCCGGCCTCATGCTGCTCCTTGTCCTTCGAGCAGGCCGTCAGCAATACGGCGGCGGCCAGCAGGTATCGTGAGAATGTTTTTAACATGTTTGCTTTCATTGAAATGAGGAATGAAATTACCAACCGGGATTTTGTACCAGCGCGCGGTCGCGCTCCATATCGCCCTGACCGATGGGGAAGAGATACATCTTATCTTTCCAGTAGCGTTGCTGCAACAGTTTACGGGTATATAAACCGGTGAAGGAAAAGCCCTGCCCGTTGTCCGGCGCATTCACGTCGAGCGCATACACGGCGGTGTATTCTGCTTTCCCCAGCAGGAGGCGGCGGGTCAGCGTCCAGTAGCGGTCGCCTTCGAAGCAAAGCTCCACCATTCTTTCGCGGAGGATATGCTTGCGCATTTCGTCTTTATTGCCCACAGCGCCGCCATACACGGTTTCAATACCGGGCAGGCCTGCACGGGTGCGCACTTCGTTGAGGTATTTCACGATGTCGGGGTTGGAAGGATCGTATTCGTTGAGCGCTTCCACATAGTCGAGCAATATTTCCGCATAACGGAAAAGAATAAACGGCGCTTTATGCGGCACTAGCTCCGTATAAATGTTGCTGGTGCTGCTGATTCGCTTGAGGGGCATGTACCCTGTGATGCTGTTGCTCCCGTTCTCGCGCTGGCCCGACTTTCCGGAGTAATAAAACTCAATACGCCCCGTTCCGTCTGTGTTTCCGCCGGAAGAGTAACGGTTGCGCTCATCGGGTGTGGTGGCGGGAACGATGGTTTTTCCGTTGTATTGAATGAAAGCGTAGAAGCGCGGCTCACGGTTGGCGTACATGTTCCACTGGCCTTTTTTATGGCCCCAGCTTTCGGCCTGGTTGTTGTCCGCGAAACCGGTTTCCTGGTAAGTGGATGCGGGATCGCTGATGATGCGCCCGTTTTTCATGGAAAACGCGTCTACCAGGTTCTGGGTGGCGCAATACATGCCGTAGCCGCCGGGCTGCGGGGAGGCGCATTTGGTGAAGCCCCAGCGCCACCAGGTGATCACGCCCAGGATGATCTCATCGTTCCAGGCGGTGGTATGCACGTCCCGAACGGATTCGTAGGGATTGAAGGAGCTGCCGCCGTTATCGGTGTTCACGAACAGTTTGTAGGCGTTCAGGTCGATCACGGCTTTGGCGGCCGCCGCTGCATCGCGCCAGCGATCGGGATTTTTGGAGGCCGGCGCCAGGGGCTTACCGTCCTGGTTCTTAAAGCTGGCGAAATTGGGATTGCCGTTCCACAGTTCGCTCGCCGCAAGCTGGGCCACTTTCGCCTTGATGGTCAGACAGGCCCCTTTCGTAGGCCGGCCGTTGTTGCTGATAGATTCCCAGGCAACCGGGAGCCCCGCAGCGGCAGCGTCCATCATTTCATTGATGTACGCCGCACATTCGTCGAACGATGCGCGGGGATATTTGTTGTAATCGTCGTTCCGGCTCATGATGTCTTTCACGAGCACGAACGGACCGAACTGGCGGAGGAGGAAGAAATAGTAATACCCGCGGAGGAAGCGGACTTCAGCTTTGTATTGCGCTTTCA
Proteins encoded in this region:
- a CDS encoding class I SAM-dependent methyltransferase produces the protein MKQLSEKELIWSPVVANNRMNRKRNASGINSYEQELPFNPETFLDEQLAQRGHARWLDLCCGEGNALLQYARRQAASGQQERMLLHGVDLVDAFQPIPERITCLQLETGSLVSRPFTEQYDLVTCIHGLHYIGDKLQVLFSALKAIAPHGRFLANLDLKNIVMEGDPENRQLKQLFRANRIEYNARKHIIVCNGPREVTHPFSYLGANDAAGANYTGQEVVDSYYD
- a CDS encoding RagB/SusD family nutrient uptake outer membrane protein, producing MIKKIIFPLLAICFASCTKYLDKQPDNLLTEEMVWQTKANAEGYLYNTYSHMYLTDGGDFATMGASDESHVSIGTTASRQMVAGNWSPASGYFNNWGSMYAGIRKTFVFEQNIDKVPSNQLSDELKAQYKAEVRFLRGYYYFFLLRQFGPFVLVKDIMSRNDDYNKYPRASFDECAAYINEMMDAAAAGLPVAWESISNNGRPTKGACLTIKAKVAQLAASELWNGNPNFASFKNQDGKPLAPASKNPDRWRDAAAAAKAVIDLNAYKLFVNTDNGGSSFNPYESVRDVHTTAWNDEIILGVITWWRWGFTKCASPQPGGYGMYCATQNLVDAFSMKNGRIISDPASTYQETGFADNNQAESWGHKKGQWNMYANREPRFYAFIQYNGKTIVPATTPDERNRYSSGGNTDGTGRIEFYYSGKSGQRENGSNSITGYMPLKRISSTSNIYTELVPHKAPFILFRYAEILLDYVEALNEYDPSNPDIVKYLNEVRTRAGLPGIETVYGGAVGNKDEMRKHILRERMVELCFEGDRYWTLTRRLLLGKAEYTAVYALDVNAPDNGQGFSFTGLYTRKLLQQRYWKDKMYLFPIGQGDMERDRALVQNPGW
- a CDS encoding DUF1778 domain-containing protein, with product MKAAAITRFDARLSAEMKDLFEQAAELGGYKTLSEFVIYSAKLQAEKIIDKHNEILASKKDQEIFFNAIMDSSEPNSKLKKAANRYKKLTRSNELSDSSVR
- a CDS encoding right-handed parallel beta-helix repeat-containing protein — its product is MKRMIIQGFALLALLAATACSKGGNGGESPKPQNGPRTLYVSTSGNDNAPGTKDAPYAKINDALAKAVAGDTVMVRGGKYFEKVRFPRSGREGKLITLKAYPGEQPVLDGTGLGVSGKDAMVFIRNASYVVLEGFEICNLISSAPWVNPNGVLADEGSGNIIIRRNKIHHIEHNAAPTDGRSGHAIEIIGNTAVAMKNVLVEDNEIHDCNTGYSENLTINGFVDGFVIRRNKIYNAENIGIDAAGGYAGNPVPERNYARNGVISENELWNIDMTTGPIGGTHGHGAIGIYVDGARNIIVERNRVRDCDRGIGVVSETDAFPTSDCIVRNNIVTGSHRVGIYMGGYLNYTGGGSRRCYVLNNTLVGNNRERGAYGEIEGELRMTEHCFDNVFRNNLVVAGADDLFFHKYTNTGSGNVVDNNLYFAPTAPAGWIWNSINGPAITDFATWKTTSGVDAASIHGKDPFYRATSAFPPTPPRRTQVSWWRTIRPERSISTVNRA
- a CDS encoding Shedu anti-phage system protein SduA domain-containing protein — protein: MRLIFFLSKSSIDWNAVFIEIEKPHSRFFKETGNDFHPDFVQALQQINKWRAWLKLEPSNLQQFSESTIKGIKKPLSDNPVFPKFVLVFGRREEIQSTMRRKLVKGQETEDFKIITYDSLLEAPEQHQELYLGVRKNEYFELYGDKALLNGSIFEYMAPDELRIKQILKEDFIKQFEKRIEDQLKDRILGSFLHVEQCNYWRKSKVFKR
- a CDS encoding PsbP-related protein, which gives rise to MKKLLSIIILIATASACNNNKSRNLKAAEEIFDKVPSTENMNAGKHHYTVFIPDGWITSRQTYQGVEYYFVTAPKTPDDPNTNVNVISENMRGMDLDKFFTGAMVSLRQAIPSAEILDEGDVTAHGIEGRWYIYTMEPQGVKAKLISYIFPKEGVAYILTAGTQPQDFDRHKPTFDKIAKSLKFSSR
- a CDS encoding pentapeptide repeat-containing protein produces the protein MNLSEFLLHYKNGQRNFIGLDLDDHDFHALDLSDAVFEECYFHSTSWVGSNLQNTRFKNCSLKCADFRNTNLTNAAIQDCLVDSIAFNGAITKDFVFSGNDFYGATVDQKDFEETFKDEDRK
- a CDS encoding NIPSNAP family protein, giving the protein MKHFLFAAALFCSMLARAASPEIYEIRIYHFKTMAQLQKVSDYLRTAHLPALHRNGIASVGVFQPIVQDTADLRIYVFVPFKSLEQFSSLQSRLDRDQQWLSAGKDYIDAPHDQVPYTRLETILLKAFSGMPAMQEPQLTGPKSKRVYELRSYESPTEKYYRNKVKMFNAGDEIGIFKKLKFNAVFYGEVLAGSRMPNLMYMTTFMDQEDRDAHWKAFSADENWKKLQADEQYKNNVSRNEKFFLRPLEYSDI
- a CDS encoding IPT/TIG domain-containing protein; its protein translation is MLKTFSRYLLAAAVLLTACSKDKEQHEAGVPMTISGFIPQTGGHGTSILISGSNFSNDSNEVEVTINGKKLAIVGCNTRQIMAIVPKRCGSGAVSVKIGGKEVASSGEFDYIFTRTVTTFAGSGVAGYLNAKGEDAMFNFGGTDWQRGSGIVTDKDGNVYVTDVGNTCIRKIDPSGRVSTFAGTNSPGDANGTGTEARFLLPYGLAIDKDGNLYTADPSTWKIKKISPQGVVTDYHGASHEPWHVTVNKATNEVFYSSTGAGGVYRIKPGGGEETVVSDMLWAAGIGFDKAGNLYMSGSGHNAIFKYAKDTWARTVVAGKLAADGSAAPAGYRNGTAEEAQFSLPWALCVDDEGNIYVAGNGSWNGGSGNADQSIRYIDGRTGRVSTYAGSNAYGYANALGEAAKFAGAQGITTDNNGISYVLDKNNNRVRKIVSE
- a CDS encoding MFS transporter; its protein translation is MLRKGHNYDKHFIFWAGCAGLLLLGAALAMPRAMALDLRLAFALGEAELRALFRWLLLGILGGTLLMGPASERWGYRWLLGLAATGFFAGFRGMAAAESAAALACWLFCIGVSGGMMNGAANAVVADISVREKGVRLSLMGVFFGLGMLAMPQVVAGLKPLLMWRGVLRWMGWLALGLAWLFVWIRFPARRPPGEARWLRDPALWLTGGFLFLQAGFETVLYNWSMVYVTAGRGMEERDALYGLTLYAAGFTVMRMLAGSVFRSVPARQLLAVSMLLLPAGILLLKVGGGFWPVGMGMILMGGGLGGGFPIMLGWVGERYPGRSGMAFGVVLSVAVTGRLLVDVWMDWVVRELGVQFLTTVALSGWMLMLVLGGAMLRRMR
- a CDS encoding GNAT family N-acetyltransferase → MPPSYSDLPVTLLGRLAVDKTCQGQRIGELLLIDALFRSYENSKIIGSIAVVVDPLDEDAVGFYKKYGFVTLPDSGKMFMPMKMIEQLVEA